Proteins encoded in a region of the Myxococcales bacterium genome:
- a CDS encoding glycosyltransferase: MRVVAVTQIWPNSLEPLEAAFNRQQFRELANLCDLEVLAAVASFPLAGVTGQPPRPAKLAALPGSELVAGIRTTYLKQLYVPKVGVPIAVPLYLASAAPHRALLASADVIFGTWAYPDSCAAVLLARMLGKPSVVKVHGSDLNVIAKRPSARAVLSRVLPQAHALVSVSEPLSDELALLGVDRARIHLVGNGVDDGVFRLQDKAEARRELGVGVDRRVVFFVGRLEPAKGIDELMTAWDQVARDEPSATLVLAGDGVSRVKVDQWARGHGDGVRVLGGQPLSAIARWHGASDLFTLPSWREGTPNAVLEALASGRPVVATRVGGIPDVLRDPEAGALVPAKDPAALAAALTAALRKPWDAEAVRRTGPGTWRESAAKLHSVLEGALRGYSRR, from the coding sequence GTGCGAGTCGTCGCCGTCACCCAAATCTGGCCGAACAGCCTCGAGCCGCTCGAGGCCGCCTTCAACCGTCAGCAGTTCCGTGAGCTCGCCAACCTGTGCGATCTCGAGGTCCTCGCCGCCGTCGCGAGCTTCCCGCTGGCGGGCGTCACCGGGCAGCCGCCGCGCCCCGCGAAGCTCGCCGCCCTCCCGGGAAGTGAGCTCGTCGCCGGAATACGTACGACCTATCTGAAGCAGCTCTACGTGCCCAAGGTCGGCGTGCCGATCGCGGTACCGCTCTACTTGGCGTCGGCCGCGCCCCATCGGGCGCTCCTCGCGTCAGCAGACGTGATCTTCGGCACTTGGGCGTACCCCGACTCGTGCGCGGCGGTGCTCCTCGCGCGCATGCTGGGCAAGCCGTCCGTCGTGAAGGTCCACGGGTCCGACCTGAACGTGATCGCCAAGCGGCCCAGCGCGCGCGCGGTGCTCTCGCGGGTGCTGCCCCAGGCCCACGCGCTCGTGTCGGTGTCGGAGCCGCTCTCGGACGAGCTCGCCCTGCTCGGGGTGGACCGCGCGCGCATTCACCTCGTCGGCAACGGCGTCGACGACGGGGTGTTTCGGCTGCAAGACAAGGCCGAGGCCCGGCGCGAGCTCGGCGTTGGCGTCGATCGTCGCGTGGTGTTCTTCGTCGGACGGCTCGAGCCGGCGAAAGGCATCGACGAGCTCATGACGGCGTGGGACCAGGTCGCGCGGGACGAGCCCTCGGCCACGCTCGTGCTCGCGGGCGACGGTGTGTCGCGCGTCAAGGTGGACCAGTGGGCCCGCGGCCACGGCGACGGCGTGCGCGTGCTCGGCGGTCAACCGCTCTCGGCCATCGCGCGGTGGCACGGGGCGAGCGATCTGTTCACGCTGCCGAGCTGGCGCGAGGGCACGCCGAACGCCGTCCTCGAGGCGCTCGCGAGCGGGCGGCCGGTGGTGGCCACGCGCGTCGGCGGCATCCCCGACGTGCTGCGCGATCCGGAGGCCGGCGCGCTCGTGCCCGCGAAAGATCCGGCCGCCCTGGCCGCGGCGCTCACGGCCGCGCTGCGCAAGCCCTGGGACGCCGAGGCGGTGCGCCGCACGGGCCCGGGCACCTGGCGCGAGAGCGCGGCGAAGCTCCACTCGGTGCTCGAGGGCGCGCTCCGCGGCTATTCGCGGCGATGA
- a CDS encoding GMC family oxidoreductase, giving the protein MSARHAPLRATPPSGRHVAYRSKEEHHFQAEVDYVVVGSGAGGATAAVTLARGGASVALVEAGAWRDPEHYPHSVYGGMRDLMDDWGAQVTMGRALWPVVQARTMGGTTVVNSAICVPTPGDIFAQWAREHGVTGLEGPVRAHQARIERELSVEEVPAAALGRANLLAIAGAEALGFKESHVMRRYVAGCVGSGQCLQGCRSLKKQSTNLNYVPETLARGGLVLSSAPVSHVVLEGRRAVGVSGRFVHPRTRREGTRFDVRARKGVVVAASVTHSPVLLMRSGVRLPALGAHFRAHPGTGVFGCYDEPVDMNLGATQGWASTGFRDEPGLKLETLAIPFELVASRLSGGGVELMRRLSEYRHIAMWCHAVRAESVGKITSSLLGNPVVHYTLNPADMERFRQGMWLVAKQHVAAGAKAVLPGISGMPYKLAADQIDTLKDAPLDPRKYVAILSHLFGGCVMGTDPKRSVVDGLGRVHGYEGLVVADASVIPTNLGVNPQHTIMGLAATFAEALLA; this is encoded by the coding sequence GTGAGCGCTCGGCACGCGCCTCTGCGAGCGACGCCTCCCTCGGGGCGCCACGTGGCCTATCGCAGCAAGGAGGAGCACCACTTCCAGGCGGAGGTCGACTACGTGGTCGTGGGCTCGGGGGCGGGCGGCGCCACCGCCGCGGTCACCCTCGCCCGCGGCGGCGCCAGCGTGGCGCTCGTGGAGGCCGGCGCGTGGCGCGATCCCGAACATTATCCCCACTCGGTGTACGGCGGCATGCGCGACCTCATGGACGACTGGGGCGCCCAGGTCACCATGGGCCGCGCGCTCTGGCCCGTGGTGCAGGCTCGCACGATGGGCGGCACCACCGTCGTGAACAGCGCCATCTGCGTACCCACGCCGGGCGACATCTTCGCCCAGTGGGCGCGCGAGCACGGCGTCACCGGGCTCGAGGGGCCGGTGCGCGCGCACCAGGCGCGCATCGAGCGTGAGCTCTCGGTCGAGGAGGTGCCCGCCGCGGCGCTCGGGCGCGCGAACCTGCTCGCCATCGCGGGCGCCGAGGCGCTGGGGTTCAAGGAGTCGCACGTCATGCGGCGCTACGTCGCCGGGTGTGTGGGCTCGGGGCAGTGCCTCCAGGGCTGCCGCTCGCTGAAAAAGCAGAGCACGAACCTGAACTACGTGCCCGAGACCCTCGCCCGTGGCGGGCTCGTGCTCTCGTCTGCGCCGGTGAGCCACGTGGTGCTCGAGGGCCGCCGCGCGGTGGGCGTCTCGGGCCGCTTCGTGCACCCGCGCACGCGGCGCGAGGGGACTCGGTTCGACGTGCGCGCGCGCAAGGGCGTCGTCGTGGCGGCCTCGGTCACCCACTCTCCGGTGCTGCTCATGCGCTCGGGGGTGCGCCTGCCCGCGCTCGGCGCCCACTTCCGCGCGCACCCGGGCACGGGGGTGTTTGGCTGCTACGACGAGCCGGTCGACATGAACCTCGGCGCCACGCAGGGGTGGGCGAGCACCGGCTTCCGCGACGAGCCCGGGCTCAAGCTCGAGACCCTCGCGATACCCTTCGAGCTCGTGGCCAGTCGCCTCTCGGGCGGGGGAGTCGAGCTCATGCGGCGCCTCTCCGAATACCGACACATCGCCATGTGGTGTCACGCGGTGCGCGCCGAGTCAGTGGGGAAGATCACCTCGTCACTGCTTGGTAATCCAGTGGTGCATTATACACTCAATCCTGCCGACATGGAGCGCTTCCGCCAGGGCATGTGGCTCGTGGCCAAGCAGCACGTCGCGGCGGGCGCGAAGGCGGTGCTCCCGGGCATCTCGGGGATGCCCTACAAGCTCGCGGCCGACCAGATCGACACTCTCAAAGACGCGCCGCTCGATCCCCGAAAATACGTGGCGATCTTGAGCCACCTGTTCGGCGGCTGCGTCATGGGCACCGATCCGAAGCGCAGCGTGGTCGACGGCCTCGGCCGGGTGCACGGCTACGAGGGCCTGGTCGTCGCCGACGCGTCGGTCATCCCCACGAACCTGGGCGTGAACCCGCAGCACACCATCATGGGCCTCGCCGCCACCTTCGCCGAGGCGCTGCTCGCGTAG